The proteins below come from a single Treponema phagedenis genomic window:
- a CDS encoding DNA cytosine methyltransferase: MTYLSVCSGIEAATVAWEPLGFKPVAFAEVEEFPCEVLKQRFPQVPNWGDITKYEGWENEAVDIVVGGTPCQSFSIAGKRGGTNDLRGQLMYCYLEIVGKYKPKWVVWENVPGVLSSGNGLDFASFLAGLEKLGYGWAYRVLDAQYFGAPQRRRRVFVIGHSDNRTDLAAKVLFEPEKPRTSFEASEDKKKEITGTLTTGFGARVFDCDTILNNQFAVESYTLSSFAQYKEGVGTLKASGGDFGGGSETIIKEGNSIRRLTPLECERLQGFPDNYTQIEWNGKPKDQCPDSHRYKAIGNSMAVPVMRWIGERIKRIEGA; encoded by the coding sequence ATGACCTACTTATCTGTATGCAGCGGTATTGAAGCTGCAACAGTCGCATGGGAACCGCTAGGATTTAAACCTGTTGCATTTGCGGAAGTTGAAGAATTCCCGTGCGAAGTTTTAAAACAACGTTTTCCGCAAGTGCCTAACTGGGGAGATATCACTAAATATGAGGGGTGGGAAAATGAAGCAGTTGACATTGTGGTCGGGGGAACTCCTTGCCAATCTTTCTCAATCGCAGGAAAACGAGGAGGCACAAACGATCTTCGAGGACAGCTCATGTATTGCTATTTGGAAATTGTGGGAAAATATAAACCGAAATGGGTCGTTTGGGAGAATGTGCCCGGAGTATTATCATCGGGTAACGGACTTGATTTTGCAAGCTTCCTCGCTGGTTTGGAAAAACTCGGGTATGGGTGGGCGTACAGGGTGCTTGACGCTCAATATTTCGGAGCGCCCCAAAGACGCCGTAGAGTCTTCGTTATCGGACATTCTGATAATAGGACAGACCTTGCCGCAAAAGTATTATTTGAGCCAGAAAAACCTAGAACTTCTTTTGAAGCGAGCGAAGATAAGAAAAAAGAAATTACCGGAACGCTTACGACAGGCTTTGGAGCAAGAGTCTTTGACTGCGATACAATCTTAAACAATCAATTCGCCGTTGAAAGCTATACACTATCTTCTTTTGCTCAATATAAAGAGGGCGTGGGGACATTGAAAGCAAGCGGCGGAGACTTCGGCGGTGGGAGTGAAACGATAATTAAAGAAGGGAACAGTATACGCCGTCTTACCCCGCTTGAATGTGAACGATTACAGGGCTTTCCTGATAATTACACTCAAATTGAATGGAACGGCAAGCCTAAAGACCAATGCCCCGATAGTCATCGTTATAAAGCAATCGGCAACAGTATGGCTGTGCCGGTAATGCGGTGGATTGGAGAAAGGATTAAAAGGATAGAGGGAGCATAA
- a CDS encoding recombinase RecT, whose translation MNVNNTNKNQVTAKTKGGDLRSMIMANMDMFKMALPKAITPERMTRIAMTAVTRNPKLALCNQNSFFGALLTAAQLGLEVNTPLGQAYLLPYDSKNGLQCQFQLGYQGMLELAYRSGQFKRIKAVVVHEGDEFTYSYGLNAILEHTPSGNGNPTHVYALYELTNGGVDFEVWTWEKVMQHGMTFSKSFGNGPWQTAPEEMAKKTVLKALLKYAPKAVELAEAANLDEGIIDKKLVRNDGIAEIVTNIEYTEPVQQQTAVQYAEQDPVNANGKTRSSERQKSGAAAQMSKEQQMANEDEQAIEKFELQQNAMFDIAPEFPM comes from the coding sequence ATGAACGTAAACAACACAAACAAAAATCAAGTTACCGCTAAAACAAAAGGCGGCGACTTGCGGTCGATGATTATGGCAAACATGGATATGTTTAAGATGGCATTGCCGAAGGCGATAACGCCTGAACGAATGACTCGTATTGCAATGACAGCGGTTACACGGAACCCGAAGCTTGCTCTTTGTAATCAAAATTCTTTTTTTGGAGCTCTTTTAACGGCAGCTCAATTAGGATTAGAAGTAAACACGCCGCTCGGGCAAGCGTATCTTTTGCCTTATGATAGTAAAAATGGATTGCAATGTCAGTTTCAACTCGGTTATCAGGGCATGCTTGAACTTGCCTACCGCAGCGGACAATTCAAACGCATTAAAGCGGTAGTAGTCCACGAAGGAGATGAGTTCACCTACTCATATGGCTTAAATGCAATTCTTGAGCACACGCCAAGCGGCAACGGAAATCCTACCCACGTATATGCTTTATACGAACTTACTAACGGCGGTGTTGATTTTGAGGTTTGGACTTGGGAAAAAGTTATGCAGCATGGAATGACTTTTTCAAAAAGTTTTGGAAACGGACCGTGGCAAACTGCCCCTGAAGAGATGGCAAAGAAAACCGTTTTAAAAGCTCTTTTAAAATATGCACCAAAGGCGGTAGAACTTGCGGAAGCGGCAAATCTTGATGAAGGCATCATCGATAAAAAACTTGTGCGTAATGACGGAATAGCAGAAATTGTAACAAATATTGAATATACGGAACCGGTGCAACAACAAACAGCGGTACAATATGCAGAACAGGATCCGGTAAACGCGAATGGAAAAACGCGCAGTTCCGAAAGACAAAAATCCGGAGCTGCTGCACAGATGAGCAAAGAACAACAAATGGCAAACGAAGATGAGCAAGCAATTGAAAAGTTTGAGCTGCAGCAAAATGCGATGTTTGACATTGCTCCTGAATTCCCCATGTGA
- a CDS encoding 3'-5' exonuclease, producing MNTIWCDTETTGLEPENSGAFEIAFIFAGKGKVPCERLFKLNPLNETILYHEEAAKTHGVSEEEIRSFPPAEEIVPNIANFFQQAIHVFGDGEKLTFAGYNCNFDYRHLEALFNRCGLTLADYFSKQFDALKFVKKATRQKAIPRLENLKLGTVCKSLGVNLENAHTALADIQATQALCIELFKRGVKVE from the coding sequence ATGAACACGATTTGGTGCGATACGGAAACAACCGGATTAGAGCCTGAGAATTCGGGAGCCTTTGAAATTGCATTTATTTTTGCGGGCAAGGGAAAGGTACCTTGCGAGCGTCTATTTAAATTGAATCCGTTAAATGAAACTATTCTTTATCACGAAGAAGCTGCAAAAACACACGGTGTAAGTGAAGAAGAAATCAGGTCTTTCCCGCCTGCCGAAGAAATAGTGCCGAATATTGCGAATTTTTTTCAACAAGCAATTCACGTATTCGGAGACGGAGAGAAGCTCACCTTTGCTGGGTATAACTGTAATTTTGACTATCGGCATTTAGAAGCATTGTTTAATCGCTGCGGGCTTACACTTGCCGATTATTTTTCCAAACAGTTTGACGCATTGAAGTTTGTAAAAAAAGCAACAAGACAAAAAGCTATTCCGCGTCTTGAGAATTTAAAACTCGGAACGGTTTGTAAATCTCTTGGGGTTAATCTTGAAAATGCTCACACGGCGTTGGCAGACATTCAAGCGACACAGGCTCTTTGTATCGAGCTTTTTAAGCGCGGTGTAAAAGTAGAATAA
- a CDS encoding TatD family hydrolase, which produces MQIFDTHAHIGLIHSDPIEQLRVVQEARRASVTRILSICNSLHDFAIVYETLQVSSSVYHAIGVSPSEVTAPGKDWIQTIEKGLSLPNVVAVGETGLDYCKKYGDKRSQIELFITQLDIASKAKVPVVIHNREAGKDVLDILAERIPDQGGIMHCYSEDAEYARLALDLPVYFSFAGNLTYRSARNLHETVLTLPLDRILVESESPFMPPAVYRNKRNKPANTVKTVEFMAELLDMDMEELAAQLWKNSCTIFNIPE; this is translated from the coding sequence ATGCAAATTTTTGATACTCACGCGCATATCGGCTTAATCCATTCAGATCCGATAGAACAACTTCGAGTTGTTCAGGAAGCCAGACGTGCTTCTGTAACCAGAATTTTAAGTATTTGTAATAGTCTCCACGATTTTGCTATTGTGTATGAGACTCTTCAAGTATCTTCATCGGTATATCATGCGATAGGAGTTTCCCCTTCAGAGGTAACCGCTCCCGGGAAAGATTGGATTCAAACCATTGAAAAAGGGCTTTCATTACCCAATGTCGTTGCGGTAGGGGAAACAGGCTTGGATTATTGTAAAAAATACGGCGATAAGCGATCTCAAATTGAGCTTTTTATTACACAGCTTGACATTGCTTCAAAGGCAAAGGTGCCGGTTGTCATTCATAATAGAGAAGCGGGAAAGGATGTTTTAGATATTCTTGCTGAACGAATTCCCGATCAGGGAGGAATTATGCATTGTTATTCTGAAGATGCCGAATATGCCCGTCTTGCGCTTGACTTGCCCGTATATTTTTCGTTTGCGGGAAATTTAACCTATCGGAGTGCAAGAAATTTACATGAAACCGTTCTTACCCTTCCCTTGGATAGAATCTTGGTAGAATCCGAAAGTCCTTTTATGCCGCCCGCAGTTTATCGAAATAAACGAAATAAACCGGCAAACACGGTAAAAACAGTGGAATTCATGGCGGAGCTTTTAGACATGGATATGGAAGAACTTGCAGCTCAGTTATGGAAAAACAGCTGCACAATATTCAATATACCGGAATAA
- a CDS encoding DUF4406 domain-containing protein: MKQIYLSGAISNNPNYKQDFETAYNKLHKAGYSAILNPVKFCEGLKTWDDCMRKCLFILSRHKNLGIAKIETPYASNGAELELQIAEALGYEIYERKEN, translated from the coding sequence ATGAAACAGATTTATTTAAGTGGGGCAATAAGCAATAATCCAAACTACAAACAGGATTTTGAAACAGCCTATAACAAACTTCACAAAGCGGGATATTCGGCAATACTTAATCCTGTTAAGTTTTGCGAAGGGTTAAAAACTTGGGACGACTGTATGCGGAAGTGTCTATTTATTTTAAGCCGACATAAAAACTTAGGTATTGCAAAAATAGAAACGCCGTATGCTTCAAATGGCGCAGAATTAGAATTACAAATTGCGGAAGCGTTAGGCTATGAAATTTATGAAAGAAAGGAGAATTAA
- a CDS encoding leucine-rich repeat domain-containing protein: MDKIRMRTNAGSIKLRVTTKDGSPCELWNGGKKIAELQSDNWENIAVPNNAEEIIIKGYDIQELGCDNNQLTALNASGCTRLQVLYCSYNQLTTLNVNGCTSLQWLDCSNNQLTTLNASGCTSLQWLYCDNNKLISLDVSGCTSLQELYCNNNQLTTLNVNGCTSLQWLDCSNNQLTTLNASGCTSLQKLYCNNNKLSAEVFKKIFEDLPERKEKCGRVLLYKDGDSNYKDFTQPPELAAAFKAAKAKGWRLYKINNDDLMEL, translated from the coding sequence ATGGATAAAATACGAATGAGAACAAATGCGGGTAGCATTAAGCTGCGTGTTACAACAAAAGATGGCAGCCCGTGTGAACTGTGGAACGGTGGTAAGAAAATAGCGGAGCTGCAAAGCGACAACTGGGAAAACATTGCTGTCCCGAATAACGCAGAAGAGATAATCATTAAGGGGTATGACATACAAGAGCTGGGCTGCGACAACAATCAGCTAACCGCATTAAACGCAAGCGGTTGTACAAGATTGCAAGTGCTGTACTGCTCCTACAATCAGCTAACCACATTAAACGTAAACGGTTGTACAAGCCTGCAATGGCTGGACTGCTCCAACAATCAGCTAACCACATTAAACGCAAGCGGTTGTACAAGCCTGCAATGGCTGTACTGCGACAACAACAAACTAATCTCATTAGACGTAAGTGGTTGTACAAGCCTGCAAGAGTTGTACTGCAACAACAATCAGCTAACCACATTAAACGTAAACGGTTGTACAAGCCTGCAATGGCTGGACTGCTCCAACAATCAGCTAACCACATTAAACGCAAGCGGTTGTACAAGCCTGCAAAAGCTGTACTGCAACAACAATAAACTAAGTGCCGAAGTTTTCAAAAAGATTTTTGAAGATTTGCCTGAACGCAAAGAGAAATGCGGAAGGGTATTGTTATATAAAGACGGCGATAGCAACTACAAGGATTTTACGCAGCCTCCCGAACTTGCAGCCGCCTTTAAAGCTGCAAAAGCGAAGGGTTGGAGATTATATAAAATTAATAATGATGATTTGATGGAATTATAG
- a CDS encoding ATP-binding protein codes for MRVLKQGKWQQVNITQSFLPDYLRQSKALCKTHGEYKCLIDTRTNETSPCPLCEQERKRAELETQKELEQFEARLKKIDGLPKRYRNAGFKNFVVDEKNKTARDSVLSFAKNPNNKWLLLLGKNGTGKTHLAHAVLKLTGGIFRDFDDVSTDLLDAQAGYGEGLNKTLDKYANAPMLVIDEIDKVKNTEGRITWLNTILRRRYNEMLPVVLVGNIDLERLCQIIDLHGGEAMRDRIKELGIVVNFNFESYRPVLRNEKE; via the coding sequence ATGAGAGTTTTAAAACAAGGGAAATGGCAACAGGTAAATATTACGCAATCTTTTTTGCCGGACTATTTGCGGCAATCAAAAGCTTTATGTAAAACACACGGTGAATACAAATGCCTCATTGACACAAGAACAAACGAAACATCCCCTTGCCCTCTTTGTGAACAAGAGCGGAAGCGGGCGGAACTCGAAACGCAAAAAGAGCTTGAGCAGTTTGAAGCACGCTTAAAAAAAATAGACGGGCTGCCCAAGCGGTACCGCAATGCCGGCTTTAAAAATTTTGTCGTTGACGAAAAAAACAAAACCGCACGGGATAGCGTTTTGTCGTTTGCGAAAAATCCGAATAACAAATGGCTTTTGCTGCTCGGCAAAAACGGCACCGGTAAAACTCATCTCGCGCATGCTGTGCTAAAACTAACGGGCGGCATCTTCCGAGATTTTGACGACGTCTCAACCGACTTACTGGACGCACAAGCGGGATACGGCGAAGGCTTAAACAAAACGCTTGATAAATACGCTAATGCGCCCATGTTGGTGATTGACGAAATTGACAAGGTGAAAAACACCGAAGGGCGCATAACTTGGCTTAATACAATCTTGCGCCGCCGTTACAACGAAATGCTGCCGGTTGTGCTTGTTGGAAACATTGACCTTGAACGTCTATGTCAAATTATAGACTTGCACGGAGGAGAGGCAATGCGGGACAGAATTAAGGAGTTGGGTATAGTTGTCAATTTTAATTTTGAAAGTTATAGACCCGTTTTAAGAAATGAGAAGGAGTAA
- a CDS encoding AAA family ATPase translates to MLLKNIEIRNVRKIKQAEIEFHGAGVQVIQGLNKSGKTTIAQSIALTLGGSKDFVPGMISVGEEQAEIIAYTDDELKIRTLIGEKVTQDVSRLDELTGRYAKVSGGVRAFLDSIRSGLEMPFAIKDWTDESIIELLKERTGTSEKIALIDEELKRLEEARTQTGRDKKRLGTPTPVPKVEHAKPIDELQAEKEKAQNFLSTLKNAFSNINQEMHTLNIESESDIDAAIQRLELAKENLHKWLSKNHKQYSKEDIAEIDAAILEWNKNETAANAYDAYIAACDEIKKLEDEYNGLTKKIEAKRQERKDTLASMDLGVSGLEINEDNQLVHNGAIRGITKTNTIGNWSTAQSIQVFFSLGVRFSGEMKVMVVDNAESLDEAHTAIISEWAEKSGFLVIMLKVGDVPEELEEGIIYLKNGEVVANEYRI, encoded by the coding sequence ATGTTATTGAAAAATATTGAAATTAGAAACGTGCGAAAAATCAAACAAGCCGAGATTGAATTTCACGGTGCCGGTGTACAGGTAATTCAAGGACTTAACAAGTCAGGCAAAACAACAATTGCGCAATCAATTGCATTAACGCTTGGCGGCAGTAAAGATTTTGTGCCGGGAATGATAAGTGTAGGAGAAGAACAAGCGGAAATTATCGCGTATACAGACGATGAATTAAAAATCCGCACACTCATCGGCGAGAAGGTAACGCAAGATGTTTCGCGGCTTGATGAGCTAACAGGTCGCTATGCAAAAGTTTCAGGCGGCGTGCGCGCTTTTCTTGATTCAATTCGCTCAGGTCTTGAAATGCCGTTTGCAATTAAAGATTGGACAGACGAATCAATTATCGAGCTTTTAAAAGAGAGAACAGGGACAAGCGAAAAAATTGCATTGATTGATGAAGAATTAAAAAGACTTGAAGAGGCACGAACACAAACAGGACGGGATAAAAAACGGCTTGGCACGCCTACTCCTGTTCCGAAAGTAGAACATGCAAAACCGATTGATGAACTGCAGGCGGAAAAAGAAAAAGCGCAAAACTTTTTATCAACTCTTAAAAATGCCTTTTCTAACATCAATCAGGAAATGCACACGCTAAATATTGAATCGGAAAGCGATATTGATGCTGCAATTCAGCGGCTTGAACTTGCAAAAGAGAATTTGCATAAATGGCTTTCAAAAAATCATAAGCAATATTCAAAAGAGGATATCGCCGAAATTGACGCTGCAATTCTTGAGTGGAATAAAAATGAAACAGCTGCAAACGCATACGATGCCTACATTGCCGCTTGCGATGAAATTAAAAAGCTTGAAGATGAATATAACGGACTGACAAAAAAAATCGAAGCAAAGCGGCAAGAGCGAAAAGACACACTTGCAAGTATGGACTTAGGTGTGTCCGGATTGGAAATAAACGAAGACAATCAGCTTGTTCATAATGGTGCAATTCGCGGAATTACAAAAACGAACACAATCGGCAACTGGTCGACAGCGCAAAGCATACAAGTATTTTTTTCTCTTGGTGTACGGTTTTCCGGCGAAATGAAAGTGATGGTTGTTGATAACGCTGAAAGTCTTGACGAGGCGCACACTGCAATTATCTCAGAGTGGGCTGAAAAATCGGGCTTCCTTGTAATCATGCTCAAAGTTGGCGATGTTCCGGAAGAATTAGAAGAGGGAATCATCTATTTGAAAAACGGAGAGGTTGTAGCAAATGAGTACAGAATTTAA
- a CDS encoding leucine-rich repeat domain-containing protein: MSTEFNNEIKMRTTAIWVGFRVTTKDGSPCEVWNGGKKIAELQSDNWENIAVPNNAEEIIIKGYDIQELYCCGSKLTALDISGLTSLKELYCNNNQLTTLNVSGLTSLQWLDCSDNQLTELDVNGCTSLRLLDCYDNQLTELDVSGLVNLEDIDCSENDLTELNVRNCRALQRLNCSFNRLTELDVSGLTSLQYLKCYGNQLTTLNLSGCASLEELECYRNRLTELDISGCTSLQWLYCYNNKLSAEAFKKLFEDFPENKGVYCEAVLYADLEEENNYHYFTHPTELAAAFKAAEGKGWRFYKDFATSENRL; the protein is encoded by the coding sequence ATGAGTACAGAATTTAACAATGAAATAAAAATGCGAACAACCGCAATCTGGGTTGGGTTCAGGGTTACAACAAAAGATGGCAGCCCGTGTGAAGTATGGAACGGTGGTAAGAAAATAGCGGAGCTGCAAAGCGACAACTGGGAAAACATTGCTGTCCCGAATAACGCAGAAGAGATAATCATTAAGGGGTATGACATACAAGAGTTGTACTGTTGTGGTAGTAAACTCACCGCATTAGATATAAGCGGCTTAACAAGTTTGAAAGAGCTGTACTGCAACAACAATCAGCTAACCACATTGAACGTAAGCGGCTTAACAAGTTTGCAATGGCTGGACTGCTCCGACAATCAGCTAACCGAGTTAGACGTAAACGGTTGTACAAGCCTGCGACTGCTGGACTGCTACGACAATCAGCTAACCGAGTTAGACGTAAGCGGTTTAGTGAATTTAGAAGATATTGACTGTTCCGAGAATGACCTAACCGAATTAAATGTAAGGAATTGTAGGGCTTTACAAAGACTGAACTGCTCTTTCAACCGACTAACTGAATTAGATGTAAGCGGCTTAACAAGCTTGCAGTATCTGAAATGCTACGGCAATCAACTTACCACATTAAATTTAAGTGGTTGTGCGAGTTTGGAGGAGCTGGAATGCTACCGCAATCGACTGACCGAATTAGATATAAGCGGATGTACGAGTTTGCAATGGCTGTACTGCTACAACAACAAACTAAGTGCCGAAGCATTCAAAAAACTTTTTGAAGATTTTCCTGAAAATAAAGGTGTGTATTGCGAAGCGGTTTTATACGCAGATTTAGAAGAAGAGAACAACTACCATTATTTTACGCACCCGACTGAATTAGCAGCTGCTTTTAAAGCAGCAGAAGGTAAAGGCTGGCGGTTCTATAAAGATTTTGCAACATCTGAAAACAGATTATAA
- a CDS encoding YqaJ viral recombinase family protein, whose protein sequence is MENLVKQLLGKDTNYVFTKSMAKDEWRNARRSSIGGSDAGAIMGLNKWASPLTVYLDKKGLHSFEGNMFTERGSWLEDPIRQRCREEFGVLIEEVPYMFYSGEQKFMSANIDGLIYVQEPKTISGIEVSGLGGHEIKTSQRGDGFGENEIPDSYFAQVQHYMSVLNLDWFVLSAYIIDKNELRHYAINRDEAFITRLVKAEKTFWEDFIEENIMPAPSGVDAEDEAIAKMFEGAENTIILDGEAESMSAEYLLINAQIKELEEKKSKLSSSLKLKIIEQQTNSEEKKAKAVAGKYNLSFSKSIRRTVDSEKLKKDGLYEQYLKESEVAMLRITEPKAK, encoded by the coding sequence ATGGAAAACTTAGTTAAACAACTTTTAGGGAAAGACACAAACTATGTGTTTACGAAGAGCATGGCAAAGGATGAGTGGCGCAACGCACGCCGCTCAAGTATCGGCGGCAGTGATGCCGGTGCAATCATGGGACTTAACAAATGGGCAAGTCCATTGACGGTATACCTTGATAAAAAAGGCTTACACTCATTTGAAGGGAACATGTTCACCGAACGCGGATCATGGCTTGAAGACCCGATCCGCCAGCGATGTAGAGAAGAGTTCGGCGTACTCATCGAAGAAGTGCCGTACATGTTTTACAGCGGCGAACAAAAATTCATGAGTGCAAATATTGACGGACTCATCTATGTTCAAGAGCCGAAAACAATTTCCGGCATTGAAGTATCAGGTCTTGGCGGCCATGAGATTAAAACATCTCAGCGTGGAGACGGCTTTGGAGAAAATGAAATCCCCGATAGCTACTTTGCGCAAGTGCAGCACTACATGTCCGTGCTCAATCTTGATTGGTTTGTTTTGTCGGCGTACATCATTGATAAAAATGAATTAAGACATTATGCCATTAATAGAGATGAAGCGTTTATTACTCGCCTTGTGAAAGCAGAGAAAACTTTTTGGGAAGACTTTATTGAAGAAAACATAATGCCTGCTCCTTCCGGAGTGGATGCCGAAGATGAAGCTATCGCAAAAATGTTTGAGGGTGCAGAAAACACAATCATCCTTGATGGTGAAGCTGAAAGCATGTCGGCAGAATATCTTTTAATTAATGCACAGATAAAAGAGCTTGAAGAAAAAAAATCAAAGCTTTCATCATCTCTCAAATTAAAGATCATCGAACAACAAACCAACAGCGAAGAGAAAAAAGCAAAAGCTGTTGCCGGTAAGTACAACCTCTCATTTTCAAAATCAATACGAAGAACAGTTGACTCGGAAAAATTAAAAAAAGACGGATTGTATGAGCAGTATTTGAAAGAGAGCGAAGTTGCAATGCTGCGCATTACGGAACCAAAAGCAAAATAA
- the dusB gene encoding tRNA dihydrouridine synthase DusB, with amino-acid sequence MYTKTLYRPVRIGKLQLKGNLFLAPAAGYSDVTFRSVAVEWGADFTYTEMVSSEAMVRDSQKTENLFKRAPNEQAYAVQIFGSNPNHMAETAKKILEKASPSCIDINAGCPMPKITKTGAGSALMRNPQNLYTVTKAVRDAIDTVNISVPVTVKIRSGWNTEHLTWKDAAQAAVDAGAAAITIHPRTASQCYGGKADWTILAQLAQMLHPQGISVFGSGDLFTPEDAKAMLEQTDCDAVMFARGAMGNPFIFKRTKELLLHGSYADISFERKLKTGWDELLILTQELGEERACKEMRKRFAAYTKGLEGGAELRKDFVKASTIEEYKSILSMAL; translated from the coding sequence ATGTATACAAAGACATTGTACCGTCCGGTCAGAATCGGAAAACTGCAACTAAAGGGAAATCTCTTTCTTGCCCCTGCAGCAGGATATTCAGATGTAACATTTAGATCCGTTGCGGTTGAGTGGGGAGCGGATTTCACTTATACCGAAATGGTTTCATCCGAAGCAATGGTAAGAGATTCTCAAAAAACGGAAAATCTTTTTAAGCGAGCGCCGAATGAGCAAGCGTATGCAGTACAAATTTTCGGATCAAACCCGAACCACATGGCGGAAACCGCAAAAAAAATACTGGAAAAAGCAAGTCCTTCCTGTATTGATATTAATGCCGGTTGTCCGATGCCGAAAATTACCAAAACAGGCGCAGGCTCGGCGTTAATGCGTAATCCGCAAAATCTATATACCGTTACAAAAGCGGTTCGTGATGCTATTGATACAGTTAACATCTCAGTTCCCGTAACAGTAAAAATCAGATCAGGCTGGAACACTGAACACCTTACATGGAAAGATGCTGCTCAAGCCGCCGTTGATGCAGGAGCTGCAGCCATTACCATTCACCCTCGAACGGCATCACAATGTTATGGAGGAAAAGCGGATTGGACTATTCTTGCACAATTAGCGCAAATGCTGCATCCTCAAGGCATTTCAGTTTTCGGTTCGGGGGATTTGTTTACTCCCGAGGATGCAAAAGCGATGCTTGAACAAACAGATTGTGATGCGGTCATGTTCGCCCGCGGAGCAATGGGAAACCCTTTTATCTTTAAGCGAACAAAGGAACTTTTGTTACACGGCTCATATGCCGATATTTCTTTTGAAAGAAAACTCAAAACAGGATGGGATGAATTACTCATTTTAACACAAGAACTCGGCGAAGAGCGGGCGTGCAAAGAAATGCGCAAACGATTTGCCGCGTATACAAAAGGTTTAGAAGGAGGCGCCGAATTGAGAAAAGATTTTGTTAAAGCTTCTACTATAGAAGAATATAAAAGCATTTTATCTATGGCTCTGTAA
- a CDS encoding adenine-specific methyltransferase EcoRI family protein: protein MANNKALHAANRAKNDEFYTQLSDIENELRHYVEHFKGKIIYCNCDDPRISNFFKYFYLNFEHFGLKSLITTCYKNQDIDLFSQNAAEKAVWIEYKGGGNINNFDNIEVKKLQGDGDFRSSECVELLKKADIVITNPPFSLFREYVAQLVEYKKKFVIIGNKNAITYKEIFPLIAGNKLWMGVMPMGFDILFDVPQEKQAELLEGKPGSKYKIVNGVVKARSTGCWFTNLDHKKRHEELVLYRNYSPEVYPTYDNYDAINVDKVADIPCDYYGVMGVPITFLDKYNPEQFEIVAFRKGNDGKDLIYSLTRNEGEVREEKRREEKRREEKRREEKRREDSLTSGYSYNELRNQFSGNDRATVSGKLVYARIFIRRVCYSNSGND from the coding sequence ATGGCAAACAACAAAGCATTGCACGCTGCCAATAGAGCAAAAAATGATGAGTTTTATACGCAGCTTTCTGATATTGAAAATGAACTGCGGCACTACGTAGAACACTTTAAAGGCAAAATAATTTATTGCAATTGTGATGATCCGCGTATCAGCAACTTCTTCAAGTATTTTTATTTGAACTTTGAACATTTCGGGTTGAAAAGTCTTATAACCACTTGTTATAAAAACCAAGACATTGACCTGTTTTCGCAGAATGCGGCAGAAAAAGCTGTATGGATAGAATACAAAGGTGGTGGTAATATCAACAACTTTGACAATATAGAAGTAAAAAAACTGCAAGGAGACGGCGATTTTAGAAGTTCTGAATGTGTAGAGCTTTTAAAAAAAGCCGATATTGTAATTACCAACCCCCCATTTAGCCTGTTCAGGGAATATGTTGCCCAACTCGTGGAATACAAAAAAAAATTTGTCATCATCGGAAATAAAAATGCTATTACCTACAAGGAGATTTTTCCGCTTATCGCGGGAAATAAGTTGTGGATGGGTGTAATGCCTATGGGCTTTGATATACTTTTTGATGTTCCTCAAGAGAAACAAGCAGAACTTCTTGAAGGGAAACCAGGCAGTAAATATAAAATTGTTAATGGGGTGGTTAAAGCTAGATCTACCGGATGTTGGTTTACTAACCTTGACCACAAAAAACGGCACGAGGAACTTGTTTTGTACAGAAACTATAGCCCAGAAGTCTACCCGACATACGATAACTACGATGCAATCAACGTAGATAAAGTAGCCGACATCCCCTGCGACTACTACGGCGTTATGGGGGTACCGATCACGTTTTTAGATAAATATAATCCTGAACAATTTGAGATAGTTGCTTTTAGAAAAGGAAATGATGGCAAAGACCTTATCTATTCTTTAACCAGAAATGAAGGAGAGGTAAGAGAAGAGAAGAGAAGAGAAGAGAAGAGAAGAGAAGAGAAGAGAAGAGAAGAGAAGAGAAGAGAAGACAGCCTTACTTCAGGATACTCGTACAACGAATTACGAAACCAATTCTCGGGAAATGACCGAGCGACCGTTAGTGGAAAACTTGTATATGCAAGAATATTTATCAGGCGAGTCTGCTACAGCAATTCAGGGAATGATTAA